The Streptomyces sp. TLI_105 DNA segment GGCCGACATGAGTCTTCACGGTCGTCTCGGACAGGTACAGACGCCCGGCGAGTTCGGCGTTGCTGAGTCCTTGGGCCAGCAGTCGCAGGACCTCGAGTTCGCGCGGGGTCAGCATGGCCAGGTCTCGGTGCGGGCCGACGGCGTCGGTGGGAGGGGCGGTGCGGGCGTGGCGCTCGACGAGGCGGCGGGTGATGGTGGGGGCGAGGAGCGCGTCACCGGTGCGGACCAGGCGGACGGCGGCCACGAGGTGTTCGGGGGTGACGTCCTTGAGGAGGAAGCCGCTCGCCCCTGCGGACAGGGCCTCGTAGACGAGCTCGTCGAGGTCGAACGTGGTCAGGATGATCACGCGCGGCTGGTCTGCGGCACCCGTGAGGATGCGCCGCGTGGCCTCCAGACCGTCCATCTCCGGCATGCGGATGTCCATCAGCACCACATCGGGCCGGGTGCGCCGGACA contains these protein-coding regions:
- a CDS encoding response regulator transcription factor, coding for MTEPLRAVIADDQALVRAGFRMILAANGIDVVAEVPDGAEAVDAVRRTRPDVVLMDIRMPEMDGLEATRRILTGAADQPRVIILTTFDLDELVYEALSAGASGFLLKDVTPEHLVAAVRLVRTGDALLAPTITRRLVERHARTAPPTDAVGPHRDLAMLTPRELEVLRLLAQGLSNAELAGRLYLSETTVKTHVGRILAKLGLRDRVQAVVTAYETGLVRAGGHQAEERPTEQS